Proteins encoded within one genomic window of Amycolatopsis nigrescens CSC17Ta-90:
- a CDS encoding FecCD family ABC transporter permease, producing MKTDEMRRDVFGRPLRLWGEVVSLRVHRRSVLACTGLALAIAVVFVLSLMLGDYPIPVPRVLLALAGEGTRLDLFFVTGVRLPRALLAITIGAALALAGAIFQRLSRNPLGSPDIVGFNDGAATGALLVTLALGGAVVSAPLGAMAGGMVAAVLVYVLAFQRGVHGLRLVLVGIGVSAMLASVRSYLLTRSDLTAAQGAMTWLVGSLNGLGWEQARPVLGGVLGAVLLLLPLSRRLGLLEMGDDLVGALGVPVQRTQIMLLLLAVTLTAFAVAYSGPIHFIALAAPQLARRLSRTAGSALLSTALMGALLLATADLVAQHAFAPSQLPVGATTLVIGGAYLAWLMAREHRAGRV from the coding sequence GTGAAGACCGACGAAATGCGGCGAGACGTTTTCGGCAGGCCGCTACGGCTGTGGGGGGAAGTCGTTTCGCTGCGCGTGCACCGGCGTTCCGTGCTGGCCTGCACCGGACTGGCGCTGGCGATCGCGGTGGTGTTCGTGCTGAGCCTGATGCTCGGCGACTACCCGATCCCGGTGCCGCGGGTGCTGCTGGCGCTGGCCGGCGAAGGCACCCGGCTGGACCTGTTCTTCGTGACCGGGGTGCGGCTGCCGAGGGCGCTGCTGGCGATCACCATCGGCGCGGCACTCGCGCTCGCCGGGGCGATCTTCCAGCGGCTGTCCCGGAATCCGCTGGGCAGCCCGGACATCGTCGGCTTCAACGACGGCGCGGCAACCGGTGCGCTGCTGGTCACCCTGGCGCTCGGTGGTGCCGTGGTTTCGGCCCCGCTCGGCGCGATGGCGGGCGGCATGGTGGCCGCGGTGCTGGTTTACGTGCTGGCCTTCCAGCGCGGGGTGCACGGCCTGCGGCTGGTGCTGGTGGGCATCGGGGTCAGCGCGATGCTCGCCTCGGTCCGGTCCTATCTGCTCACCCGGTCCGACCTGACCGCGGCGCAGGGGGCGATGACCTGGCTGGTTGGCAGTTTGAACGGTCTCGGCTGGGAACAGGCGAGGCCGGTGCTCGGCGGGGTGCTCGGCGCGGTGCTCCTGCTGCTGCCGTTGAGCAGGCGGCTCGGCCTGCTGGAGATGGGCGACGATCTGGTTGGCGCGCTGGGGGTTCCGGTGCAGCGGACGCAGATCATGTTGCTGCTGCTCGCGGTGACGCTGACCGCGTTCGCCGTCGCGTATTCCGGGCCGATCCATTTCATCGCGCTCGCCGCCCCGCAACTTGCCCGGCGGCTCAGCAGAACGGCGGGTTCGGCGCTGCTCAGTACCGCACTGATGGGCGCGCTGCTGCTGGCCACCGCGGATCTGGTGGCACAGCACGCTTTCGCGCCCAGTCAGCTGCCGGTCGGCGCGACCACGCTGGTGATCGGCGGCGCCTATCTGGCCTGGCTGATGGCGAGGGAGCATCGCGCCGGCCGGGTTTAG